DNA from Microvirga ossetica:
GACAAGCCGAGTGCCGCGAGAGCAAAGCTCTATCAGGCCGCGTCTGCGATTACCTCACCGGAGGGCATCAACGGCGCGGTCGGGGATCTGCGCAGCCTCGACCGGTCCGTTCTCGCGGCGAGCGATCTGACCCTTCTGGATTCGGCCCTCGCGATGGCAAGCCAGATCCGCACCCTGCCGGGGATGGTGGCCGATCAGGCCAAAGAGGCAAAGCCCGTCGTGACGAAAGTGGCAGAAAGCCAGCCGACGCAAGGACTGGAACAGCTTCAATCGCTATCCAGGGCTCGTGACGCTCTCAGCCGCGTCGACCAACTGATCAAGAAATAGGCTTGAAGAAGCATGAGCCGACTCGACATTCTGCCGCAAGCTGCACCGAGATTTGTTGACACTCCATCCGCTCGTGGCTCTTCGGCCACGCCGGATGGACAGGGGAGCAGCGGCAATTCCGCGGCGCAGGGCTTCGACGCCTTGCTCGAGGGCCTGTCGGGAAATCTTCAAAAGGACGGCAACGCATCCGCTTCGGACGTTTCCACTCTCGCGGGCGATGAAGCGGATCGCGCGACTGGCGAGCCGGCGCCGGATGACAGCGATTCGCTGCAGGCGCTGCTTTCGAACGCGCTGACGGACAACGGCTTCGGCGATGCGACAGGTTTCCAGGCGTCCGGCGCCGCCCTTGCCACGCTCGAAGCGCTTCTGCCCCGCATCCTCGAGCAGGCGAGCAACGGCGAGCGAGTCGGTGACAGGCAATCGGGTTCGTCGTCAGGCGTGCCCAATCTGCTTCTACTGCAGCAGGGCAGCGAGGAGATCGATCTGGCGAACCCGGGATTGGGAGCAAGGCTTCCGATCGATGTCCAGAAACAGGAAACTCATTTCAGGCCCATCGTGGAGGGGTTCGATCTCGCGTCCTCGAATCCGGAAGCCGTTGACCCAAGCGAGCCCGGTCCGGTGGTAAATGACGTGCTGACCCGGGCGCTCAAAGCGGCGGGATCGGGCGGTCTGCAGCAGAGCGATCGCACGTTGCCGACCCAAGCGGCGCCGGCCGAGGCGGTCGACAGCGCGTCGGCGCAGACGGCCGACGAGCGCGAGGGCATCAATAGGATTTCGCCCGGCACACGCAACGACCGCTCTGACGTGCAAGGGCCTTCGCCGGCAGGCGGGACGAAGGCGGAGGGCACGTCTTTGCCTCCTGCAACCCTTCAGCAGATTGCCGGGACGATCATTGACGATGCCGAGAGCCTGTCGGGGTCGCAACCTACATCCTTGCCGGGTGACGGTTCGAACCGCGTCGCCACGGCGAAAGCCTCCGCCGGTGCGCTCAGGGTCCTTCACCTTCAGCTGAAGCCGGCTGAACTCGGCCTCGTGACGATCAAGATGCGGCTTGCCGGCGACGGCCTCGAGATGGAACTTCAGACAGAAAGCGAGGAGACGGCCGAACTCCTCAGAAACGACGCAGAGAAGCTGTCGAGCCTTCTGCGGGTCTCCGGGTACCGCCCGGACGCGATCACCATTCACTCCACCGAAGCCGCTGCACATGATCGTTCCTCCTTCCAGCGTCCCCAACAGGGATCCCAATCGCAAGGTCAATCCTTCGAGCAGGGCGCAGCATCCGGGCAGGGCGACTCGTCCCGTCACCGGCAGGGCCAGCAGGAGCGTGGCGGTCCGGATGTCCGCAAAGGCTCGGACCAAGCTCAAACCCCTGGCAGTAGCGGCTCTGGCGGGGTCTATCTTTAGTGTCCAGCCCGCCGCTGCCCAATCCCAGACGGGCTTGTGCGAGCGGGAAATGATCCGCGCCTCAGCGAAATACGGCGTGCCGCTAGGAATGCTCTATTCCGTCGGGCTCACCGAAACCGGCCGAAGGGGCAGTCTGCAGCCCTATGCGATGAACATCGAAGGACGAGCCGTGTTCGCCAACAGCGCGGCCGAGGCGGTCCAGCATTTCGAAGCAGCGAGCCGGTCCGGCGCGAGGCTGATCGATCTCGGCTGCATGCAGATCAATCATCTCTATCACCGCGAGAACTTTCCGTCCCTGGAAGGCATGCTCAATCCGCGCACCAATGTGGAATATGCCGCCCGCTTCCTGCGGGAGCTCAAGACCCGTCACGACACCTGGACCATGGCGGTTGCCCGCTATCACGCCGGCCCGAACAACGATCCGGCGCAGAAGCATTATGTTTGCCGCGTGATCGCCAACATGGTCGCAACCGGGTTCGGGCAGTGGACGCCTGCGGCGCGCGTCTTCTGCGCCGACGCTCCAGGCCTGAGCAAGGGACAGACGGCGTCGTCGGACGGCTGATGCTCCGCCGGCGGCGCATACCGCGTCCTATCGTGTCATTTCGATAGCGGCGCTTGAGTTGCTCAGCGTTCCGACAAGCGACGCTTCGGCGCCGGACAGGCGGGCTACCGGCTGCCCGCGCGAGAAGAGAACGACCTGATCGTCGCGGAAGCTCCATCCATTCACGGCTCGCATGGCGTCCTGAGAGCACCCTTGCGTCGAAGCCTTGTAGAGGTCCAACGAGGGAACGCTCGAGAGCTGGACCTTGCAGCTCGATGATCCGACGGTAGCTTTCCAGGATCCTGCATAGGAGGAGGCGCGCTTGGGATTCGCAAAGACGCCGGGCGGACTTGCCTGGATCGGCGCGGCCGCCTGGCTACCCGCGGGCAGCGACGAAAGCGCGGAGATCCCAGGCGGGTCGAGGACAGGATCGGCTGGAGCTTTGTCGCCGAAGCCCGGAGCCGGAAGCATATCGACCTCCGCGAATACCTCATAGCGCCGCGTTCGGGCCGCAGGAGCGTCGATTACGGGAACATCCGGATAGACGGCCACAGACCCGTCGACGGCATCCTGCGCCGTGACAATGACCGGCCGGCCCCAGGGAGCCGAGTATTCCGGATAGCTTCTGCGAACATGCACCGGCCCCCACGGACCCTGGCTGTAAAGCATGTCCGTCGAATTGCAGGCCGAGACCGTGCCTGACAATCCGAGCAGAATCGCGATGACTGGTTTTTTTCGCTGCATGATCTTGGCTTCAGGCGGCCCGCGCTCAGTGCCGAACGGTCTCGCCGAGGCAATAGGAAGACATGAACCGCAGCGGCAGTGGCCTCAAGCGGGCGGAGGAGAGAATGCGTGCGAAGGCCGAAGGATCGAACTCGGATCCATCGAGACCGTCGTCGAGGATGATCTTGTTGATCGTCACCCCGATGTCGCGGTTGCCGAATATCAGCTGGAAGAGCACCGTGACGGCGCCATGGACGAACTCCATGTCGAAGACGATGGACGAATCATCCCGATCGGTGTCGGCACTGGCGGCATAGCCGTAGGACAGGGTCTCGCCCTTGAAGAAGAGCTCTGCCGAGGACATCATGATGTCGTCCATGTTGCCGTGCAGTCGATTGTCGGCGTAGAACCTGATGATATCCGCATCGGTCAGGCAGAAATCGGCGATCACATCCTTGATGTTGCATGCCAGGACTTCCTCGAAGGCTTGCATTTCCCAATGTTCTCTCACCGGGGATGCCGTATCGACGCTGCGCAGGCTTCTCATTTCGACCTCGTGAGGATGTAGAACAGGATCTGGGCGACCGCTTTGTAGAAGTCGGGAGGAATCATTCGATCGATTTCCACATGGTCATACATGGACCTTGCCAGAGGCTTGTCCTCGATCACCGGAACGCCGCTCGCTTCGGCGATCTCGCGGATCTTGAGCGCGATGAGGTCCTTGCCCTTGGCCACGACGATTGGTGCGTTCGCCTCGCTGCGCTCATAGCGTAGGGCGATGGCAAAATGGGTTGGATTGGCGATCACGAAGGTCGCCTTCGGAACCGCGGCAAGCATGCGCTTGCGGCTGCGATCCTGAGCCAGCGAGCGCATGCGCGCCTTGACCATCGGGTCGCCTTCCATCTGCTTGTATTCTTCCTTGACTTCCTGCTTCGTCATCTTCAGGTCGCTCTGCCATTTGAAGCGCGCCCACAGGAGGTCGGCTGCTACGAGAACGATCGTGGCGATCGCGATGGCGGATACAAGGCGCATCGCCATGGTCAACATCAGCTCCGGCAGGAGAGAGGGATCACTGAACATGGCATTCAAGACCTTATATTGCTCCGACTTCAGGAGCAGAAGACTGACGAGAGACACCGTCCCAAACTTGAACAGCGACTTTAGGAACTCCACCAAACCCTGGCGGCCGAAGATCCGCTTCCAACCGCCCGCCGGCGATATCCGGTTCCATTGAGGTCTGATCCGCTCCGTGACGATGGACGGCACGTTCTGCAGGATCGAGGCCGCGAGGCTGCAGCCGGCCAGGATCACGATCGTGGGGATGAGAAGCTGGCCGACCTCGAGCGCCACCGCGTGGATCAGGGCCACGGCATCCGATCCGCTTTCCAGGCGAAAATCTTCCGGGCGATTGACGAACAGCGACAGCTTCTCCGTCAACGACTTCGTCGTGCTGCGAGCCGCGAAGGCGAGGACGAGGAGGATGCCGAGAAGGGAAGCGAACATCGGCGCTTCTCTCGAGAAGGGGATGTTCCCCTTCTCGATGGCGTCGCGAACCTTCTTGTCGGACGGCGCTTCTGTCTTGCTGTCCTTGTCGTCGGTATCAGACATCGGCCAAGCTTCGCTCGCTAGCGCATCGTGCGGGCAAGTGGATCCGGATTTTCGCCCTCAACGATGCGCCGGCCAGGAGAAGGAGCATCGGAGCTGACCCCAAAAGTGGGTCCGTTCTTAGGTCCGATGCTCTAGAAGTAGGCCTCATCCTCAGCCTCTGAATTGATGACGATCTCTCCCCTGCCGGCCATCTCGAGCGCCAAGTCGGTGATCGTCCGCCTTGCTTCCGCGATATCGCGGTGCGCGGATGGTTCCTTGCTGTTCAGCTCGTGCTCGATCATGCGGCGCACACGCGACGACAGAGCGGAGAGAACGACCTTTCGGAACTCCTCGTTCGTCCCCTTGAGGGCAAGGACGACACGATCCGGCGGAACCTGATCGAAGAGGGTGGTGCGGTCCCGGGGCGTGAGCTTCACGATATCGTCGAAGGTGAAGAGCAGGCCTCGGAGGATTTCGGCCGATTTCGGCCGCACGGCGGAGAGGCTGCTCAGAACATCCTCCATGTGATCGCGCTCCATCTTGTTGATGATGTCGGCGATTTTCGCGTGCGTGTCCGCGCCTGCATTCTTGGAGAAGTTTGCCATGAAGTCGTCGTGCAAGGTCTTCTCGATACTCTTC
Protein-coding regions in this window:
- the flhB gene encoding flagellar biosynthesis protein FlhB → MSDTDDKDSKTEAPSDKKVRDAIEKGNIPFSREAPMFASLLGILLVLAFAARSTTKSLTEKLSLFVNRPEDFRLESGSDAVALIHAVALEVGQLLIPTIVILAGCSLAASILQNVPSIVTERIRPQWNRISPAGGWKRIFGRQGLVEFLKSLFKFGTVSLVSLLLLKSEQYKVLNAMFSDPSLLPELMLTMAMRLVSAIAIATIVLVAADLLWARFKWQSDLKMTKQEVKEEYKQMEGDPMVKARMRSLAQDRSRKRMLAAVPKATFVIANPTHFAIALRYERSEANAPIVVAKGKDLIALKIREIAEASGVPVIEDKPLARSMYDHVEIDRMIPPDFYKAVAQILFYILTRSK
- a CDS encoding flagellar hook-length control protein FliK; its protein translation is MSRLDILPQAAPRFVDTPSARGSSATPDGQGSSGNSAAQGFDALLEGLSGNLQKDGNASASDVSTLAGDEADRATGEPAPDDSDSLQALLSNALTDNGFGDATGFQASGAALATLEALLPRILEQASNGERVGDRQSGSSSGVPNLLLLQQGSEEIDLANPGLGARLPIDVQKQETHFRPIVEGFDLASSNPEAVDPSEPGPVVNDVLTRALKAAGSGGLQQSDRTLPTQAAPAEAVDSASAQTADEREGINRISPGTRNDRSDVQGPSPAGGTKAEGTSLPPATLQQIAGTIIDDAESLSGSQPTSLPGDGSNRVATAKASAGALRVLHLQLKPAELGLVTIKMRLAGDGLEMELQTESEETAELLRNDAEKLSSLLRVSGYRPDAITIHSTEAAAHDRSSFQRPQQGSQSQGQSFEQGAASGQGDSSRHRQGQQERGGPDVRKGSDQAQTPGSSGSGGVYL
- a CDS encoding AprI/Inh family metalloprotease inhibitor; the protein is MQRKKPVIAILLGLSGTVSACNSTDMLYSQGPWGPVHVRRSYPEYSAPWGRPVIVTAQDAVDGSVAVYPDVPVIDAPAARTRRYEVFAEVDMLPAPGFGDKAPADPVLDPPGISALSSLPAGSQAAAPIQASPPGVFANPKRASSYAGSWKATVGSSSCKVQLSSVPSLDLYKASTQGCSQDAMRAVNGWSFRDDQVVLFSRGQPVARLSGAEASLVGTLSNSSAAIEMTR
- a CDS encoding transglycosylase SLT domain-containing protein; its protein translation is MRASAKYGVPLGMLYSVGLTETGRRGSLQPYAMNIEGRAVFANSAAEAVQHFEAASRSGARLIDLGCMQINHLYHRENFPSLEGMLNPRTNVEYAARFLRELKTRHDTWTMAVARYHAGPNNDPAQKHYVCRVIANMVATGFGQWTPAARVFCADAPGLSKGQTASSDG